The DNA segment TGTTCCGTTCGCTTTTCGACCCCCATTGCGGCCAAGCTATCTCCAATAATATTCCCTACGATTGGTGCTGCAACAATGCCTCCAAATTGCAGGGTGTCTTTTGGATTGTCGACTGCAACGTAGACAACAATTTCAGGATCATCTGCGGGTGCAAATCCAATAAATGAGACAATGTGATTATTTTCAAGATATTTTCCGTCTTTAGCTTTTTGAGCGGTTCCTGTTTTTCCACCAACACGGTATCCATCCACGAAGGCTCCTTTACCAGTTCCAAGTGCTACGACGGTTTCTAGAGCATGTCGGACTTCTTTGGATGTTTCTTCTGAAATCACTTGTCGTTTCATATAAGGCGATTGCTGCTTCACAACTTCTCCTGAAAGAGGATCCACCCACTCCTTACCAATAAACGGTTTATATAAATACCCACCATTTACCGCCGCAGATACAGCTGTTACTTGTTGTAGTGGTGTAACGGCAACACCTTGACCAAAGGCGGTAGTCGCTTGTTCGAGTGGTCCTACCCGGTCCCGGTTAAAGAGGATTCCAGTTCCTTCTCCCTGCAAGTCAATCCCTGTCTTTGATCCGAATCCAAAGTCCTCGATGTAATCAAACAATCTGTCCTTACCTAGTCTCTCACCTAGTGTAACGAAACCAGGGTTACAAGAATTCTGGACGACTTCTAAGAACGTTTGTTGTCCGTGACCACCTTTTTTCCAGCAACGGAGTCGGTGTCCTGACACTTCAATATAACCCGGATCATAAAATTGATCATGCTCAAGATCAACTTCCCCTTCTTCTAATGCGGCTGCAAGTGTAATGATTTTAAAGGTTGATCCAGGCTCATATTGCATCCAGACTGGTTTATTTTGATTATAAATTTCAGGCGATACTTCTTGGAAGTTCTCTGGATTGTAGTCTGGACGACTGCTCATTCCAAGGACCTCACCAGTTTTAGGATTCATCGCAATGGCCATGGCTCCATCCGGATTATAGGTGGCCTCAGCAATATCAAGTTCTCGCTCCATAATTGTTTGCACTCGACTATCAATCGTTAAACGCATATCTAATCCATTTACCGGAGCCTCGTACTCATCTGCAAGATTTGGCATCCGACTATTTTTAGCTGTTGAGAAAAAGGATACATGACCTTGCTGGCCCTTAAGTTCCTCATCATAGTATAATTCGAGCCCTGTTAAACCTTGGTTATCAATGCCAGCAAATCCTAGTACATGTGATAGGTAGTTTCCATGAGGGTAATGTCTTTTACTATCTTCGGCAATAAATACACCAGGTAATCTCAGGTTCCGTATTTCACTTGCTTTTTCTTTGCTTATTTTTTGTCCTTCAGGTCTAATCCATACTCTCGATTCAGATTTAGTTAGCTGTTCAAGTAGACGGCTTTTATCCATATCAAGAATGGCCGCAAGACTTTCTGCACTCTGTTCAGGATTTTCAATTTGTCTTGGTACGACAAGAACAGAAGGAGCACTTACATTCGTCGCGAGCACCTCGTCATTTCGATCACGGATTTCTCCTCTTTTTGGTTCGAAAGGGATCACACGACTCCATGAATCCATCGCTAACTGAGTGAGCTCTTCCCCTTTTACAAATTGAACGTATCCTAATCGACCAGCAATGATTAGAAAGACTGCTAGTCCTACAATTAATATCGCTATAAGTCTTTTTCTCACCGTTGTCTGAGATACTCTCATACTTACTCCCTCCGATTCTAAACATCTAACAAGCCCATGCTTGTATCAGCTTATGAAAAGGAGGGAGCTAAAAGAACTTACCAACTAAAACTATTGATCACTTTCTTCTTCGACCTCAGGTTCGAGATCAATCTGTTCTTCCTCTGAAACCTCATCTTCATCAGATATTTCCTGATCAGTTGAGAATTCAGCTTGAATTTGATCACCTGATTGAACCGTTTCACCAGGGGCAGGCGTCTGATTGATTAAAAATCCATTGCCTTCCTGATTAAGCTTCATATCTAGTGCTGCCGTAACTTTTAATACATCTCGTGTAGACCATCCTGAAAGATCTGGAAGTGTATATGGACCTTCGTCTGCCACAAGAATGACTTTTTCATCTTCAAGTAACCCCACTTCCTTCTGTGGCTGTTGCGCGAGCACGTTTGAACCTGAGCCAAGAACGGTTACCTGCATATTTTGTTCTTCTAGTGTGGCCCTTGCTTCTTCAATAGACATTCCTTCAAATTCATCCATTTGATATCCTGCTTCAGTTTCTTTTTTCACTTCATCCACAGTTGGAGCAATGTTTAAATAATCTAAGCTCCGTTGCATAATGGTATTAAAGATTAACGCAACGGGCTCACTTCCAATTTCTAATTCATCAAGCTGTGGGCGTTCCACAGCTACATATACCATCACTTTTGGATCATCCTCTGGAGCCATGCCCATAAATGAGAAGAGATTGTTCCCATGACCACGCATATATCCTGGGCCGTCTTCGTTTAATATTTGAGCCGTCCCCGTTTTACCAGCAATGTCAAAACCAGCAATCTGATAGGCGTTCCCTGTGCCTTCAGGTTCACTAACCACTTCACCTAACAGCTTACGGACTTCTTTTGCCGTTTCGGCACTGATTGGCTGACCTACCTCTGTTGGTTTGTTTTCCTGAATGATCGTATTCGAATCATGCTCCGTGATGGAATCAATCACGTATGGCTTCATCATTTTGCCGTCATTTGCAATCGCAGTTGCTGCTTGGATAATTTGAATAGGCGTAACCGCTGAGCCTTGACCAAATGAAGTTGTCGCAGCGTCAGAGCGTCCATTTTGAGCAATTAAGCTATCTGTCTCGTTTGGAAGGTCAATTCCTGTTTTATCATAGAAGCCAAACTTGTTCCAGTAATCATATAATTTATCTGGCCCTAGCTTGTCTAATGCTAATATCATCATGGCAACATTCGATGAGCGAAGGAATCCTTCTCGAAAGGAGATTGTCCCCCAACCACCTGGTTTATGGTCATTAATCTTTGATTCTGAATCTACTTGATAGCTTCCAGACTTATATTTTTCTTCGCTGTTCCAGACTCCCTCTTCAATGCCTGCCGCAACAGTAAACATTTTCATCGTTGAGCCCGGTTCAAATCGATCGGAAACTGCATAATTTGTGTAATTTTCTACTGACTCATATTCGTTAGGGTTAAAGCTTGGACGATTACTCATTGCAAGAATCTTACCTGTTTTAGGATCAGCGACGATGGCCGTCATTTTTTTCGGTGAATAGTCTTCTTCTACTTTAGTCATCACTTGTTCAAGTGCTATTTGAATATTTGAATCAAGGGTAAGATGAATGTCATTTCCATCCTTCGCAGGCGTAATCGTATCATTAGGGTTAGGCAAAGGATTTCCCTTATGATCACTGTCATATTGGATGGAACCATTCTCCGGGCTCAAGTATTCATCTAAGCTTCGTTCAAGCCCCATGCGCGCTTCGGCCATATCTCTTTCCGTATAGCCAATGACATGTGATGCGTATACTTGTTTAGGATAATATCTCCTAGGTTGCTTCGTAAAATGAATGCCGTCTAATTGTAAATCCTTGATTTCCGTCATCTTTTCATAGGAGAGATTTCTTGCTCCGGATCCCAATTCAACTTGGAACTTGTCATCTTGTTCTAGCATTCGTTTTAGATCATTCGTTTCTAGACCGATAAGAGGCGCTAATTCTTTTGCCGTCTCTTCTGGATCTCTTACATGGCTAAGCTGATCTTTAGCTAGAACAGCATATACACTATACGATTGCAATTGTTCCGCTACCGCGTCACCACTTCGGTCATAGATGGTTCCTCGTTTTCCTTCAATCACTTGGCTCTTCTGCCACCGCTCTTCGGCTATCGCGGTCAGGTCCTGACCTTTCACCTCTTTTGCTGCTTGTATGTAAGCAATCCGACCGCAGAGGACTAGAAAAATCACTAAAAAGCATGCGAGCAGCATTAAAGCTCGTTTGTTTGTAACAGCTCGTTTAATATCCATTATTGGGCTCCTCCCCCTCTTAACTAGTGGAGATTGTTCTATAAAAAAACTAGTTCATGAAATGAACTAGTTTTTGTTTACAACCTCTACGTTTTCAGCATTTAATTCAAAACCATTCTCTTTTGCGATACTGAATAAACGTTCAGGGTCACGAGCTTCCACTACTTGTAAATTCAAACCTTCATTCACTTGTGTTTGCTGAGTGATCGCCTGCTCAATTTCATGATTTTGTTTATTTAAGCTATAGATAGACACGTAATTATGTACAACAAATCCTGATAGTGCGAGCACGAGCCCGGCAATCATGAGCGCTATCATTTTTTCTCCCAGCGTAATTCTCGCTCTGGAAGTGCGAATAACCTTTTTCGTTTGTGGTGTTTGTTTCGGTTGTTGATTTGGTTGATAATTCGGTTGAATTTGTCGTGCATGCATGGTGTGTCCCCCTTATATGTTCTTTTGTGCAATACGCAGTTTGGCTGATCTAGATCGATTGTTTTCGTCCAATTCTTCTTCACTAGCTACAATTGGTTTTCGTGTAATGATCTTCATTTTCGGTTCGAATCCTTCTGGAATAACCGGGAGGCCCTTAGGCAGGTCTGGCATTTTAGACCATTCTTTAAACATTTGCTTGCATAAGCGATCTTCTAATGAATGAAACGTAATGACACAAAGTCTTCCGTCTTCATTTAAGAGATCATATGAATCCTGCAAAGCCGTTTCAAATGCGCCTAATTCATCATTTACAGCAATTCGAATTGCTTGAAACGTTCGTTTAGCAGGATGACCGCCTGTTCTTCTTGCAGGAGCGGGAATGGCGTCTTTTATGATTTCAACCAATTGACTTGTTGTTTCAATCGGTTCAGTCTCACGAAACGCCTCAATCTTTCTAGCTATTTGTTTGGAGAATTTTTCCTCTCCATAACGTGAAATGATTGAGAAAAGCTTGGCAAATGGCCACTCATTTACAACATGGTAGGCAGAAAGTTCTGCATCTTGATTCATTCTCATATCAAGTGGTGCGTCTTGATGATAACTAAACCCTCTTTCAGCTTGATCGAGCTGAGGAGAAGAGACACCTAGATCAAATAAAATGCCATCAACTTTTGTCACACCACGTTCATGTAACTCTTCGCGAATATGACGGAAGTTTGATTGAATCAATGTGTAACGACCTTCATAGCTGCTTAATCTTTCATTTGCAGCATTAATGGCTGTTACATCTTGGTCAAATGCATATAAATGCCCGCCCTCAGTTAATTGCTGGACAATTCGTTCACTATGTCCTGCGCCACCTAGCGTACAATCTACATAAATGCCATCTGGTTTAATATGTAAGCCTTTAATTGATTCTTCTTTTAAAACGGTAAAATGATTAAACAAGGGTTCACCTTCTCTTCTTAAGCTTAGCCTAAAGATCAAAGTCTGTTAGATTCTCTGAGATCTCAGCTAAAGACTCCTCGGATTCACCCACATAGTGTTCCCACATCGATTGACTCCATACCTCTACTCGATTTGAGACGCCAATGACTACGCACTCTTTCTCAATCTGAGCATATTGACGTAGCGGAGCAGCTAAATTAACCCGGCC comes from the Alkalihalobacillus sp. FSL W8-0930 genome and includes:
- the ftsL gene encoding cell division protein FtsL encodes the protein MHARQIQPNYQPNQQPKQTPQTKKVIRTSRARITLGEKMIALMIAGLVLALSGFVVHNYVSIYSLNKQNHEIEQAITQQTQVNEGLNLQVVEARDPERLFSIAKENGFELNAENVEVVNKN
- the rsmH gene encoding 16S rRNA (cytosine(1402)-N(4))-methyltransferase RsmH, which codes for MFNHFTVLKEESIKGLHIKPDGIYVDCTLGGAGHSERIVQQLTEGGHLYAFDQDVTAINAANERLSSYEGRYTLIQSNFRHIREELHERGVTKVDGILFDLGVSSPQLDQAERGFSYHQDAPLDMRMNQDAELSAYHVVNEWPFAKLFSIISRYGEEKFSKQIARKIEAFRETEPIETTSQLVEIIKDAIPAPARRTGGHPAKRTFQAIRIAVNDELGAFETALQDSYDLLNEDGRLCVITFHSLEDRLCKQMFKEWSKMPDLPKGLPVIPEGFEPKMKIITRKPIVASEEELDENNRSRSAKLRIAQKNI
- a CDS encoding stage V sporulation protein D, encoding MRVSQTTVRKRLIAILIVGLAVFLIIAGRLGYVQFVKGEELTQLAMDSWSRVIPFEPKRGEIRDRNDEVLATNVSAPSVLVVPRQIENPEQSAESLAAILDMDKSRLLEQLTKSESRVWIRPEGQKISKEKASEIRNLRLPGVFIAEDSKRHYPHGNYLSHVLGFAGIDNQGLTGLELYYDEELKGQQGHVSFFSTAKNSRMPNLADEYEAPVNGLDMRLTIDSRVQTIMERELDIAEATYNPDGAMAIAMNPKTGEVLGMSSRPDYNPENFQEVSPEIYNQNKPVWMQYEPGSTFKIITLAAALEEGEVDLEHDQFYDPGYIEVSGHRLRCWKKGGHGQQTFLEVVQNSCNPGFVTLGERLGKDRLFDYIEDFGFGSKTGIDLQGEGTGILFNRDRVGPLEQATTAFGQGVAVTPLQQVTAVSAAVNGGYLYKPFIGKEWVDPLSGEVVKQQSPYMKRQVISEETSKEVRHALETVVALGTGKGAFVDGYRVGGKTGTAQKAKDGKYLENNHIVSFIGFAPADDPEIVVYVAVDNPKDTLQFGGIVAAPIVGNIIGDSLAAMGVEKRTEQIEKKVSWNDEPIMEVPDLVGRTKREIHEGYMDLRLDASGEGEVVVTQSPLPGSKVAAGSTVRIYMGDKSVAND
- a CDS encoding penicillin-binding protein, whose product is MDIKRAVTNKRALMLLACFLVIFLVLCGRIAYIQAAKEVKGQDLTAIAEERWQKSQVIEGKRGTIYDRSGDAVAEQLQSYSVYAVLAKDQLSHVRDPEETAKELAPLIGLETNDLKRMLEQDDKFQVELGSGARNLSYEKMTEIKDLQLDGIHFTKQPRRYYPKQVYASHVIGYTERDMAEARMGLERSLDEYLSPENGSIQYDSDHKGNPLPNPNDTITPAKDGNDIHLTLDSNIQIALEQVMTKVEEDYSPKKMTAIVADPKTGKILAMSNRPSFNPNEYESVENYTNYAVSDRFEPGSTMKMFTVAAGIEEGVWNSEEKYKSGSYQVDSESKINDHKPGGWGTISFREGFLRSSNVAMMILALDKLGPDKLYDYWNKFGFYDKTGIDLPNETDSLIAQNGRSDAATTSFGQGSAVTPIQIIQAATAIANDGKMMKPYVIDSITEHDSNTIIQENKPTEVGQPISAETAKEVRKLLGEVVSEPEGTGNAYQIAGFDIAGKTGTAQILNEDGPGYMRGHGNNLFSFMGMAPEDDPKVMVYVAVERPQLDELEIGSEPVALIFNTIMQRSLDYLNIAPTVDEVKKETEAGYQMDEFEGMSIEEARATLEEQNMQVTVLGSGSNVLAQQPQKEVGLLEDEKVILVADEGPYTLPDLSGWSTRDVLKVTAALDMKLNQEGNGFLINQTPAPGETVQSGDQIQAEFSTDQEISDEDEVSEEEQIDLEPEVEEESDQ